A single window of Aspergillus puulaauensis MK2 DNA, chromosome 5, nearly complete sequence DNA harbors:
- a CDS encoding putative cyanamide hydratase (COG:S;~EggNog:ENOG410Q2BR;~InterPro:IPR017771,IPR003607): MCHDESAVNGWTAMPANAGLIFGSEPYINKPTALPLSEIPFPSEDPVVAKTLKYAKEKLHPETLNHSMRVYFYGMAITKQQFPEQAKALNPVTWALTCLLHDLGTADENLTATRMSFDIYGGIKALNILKDLGATADQAEAASEAIIRHEDMGVDGTITYIGQLIQLATTYDNTGIHPHVQDFGKLVHDSTRREINEAYPRMKWCRWFSTTIRKEEAIKPWCHSTHLVDFDKQIEANTLMREWE, from the coding sequence ATGTGCCACGACGAATCCGCAGTTAACGGCTGGACAGCCATGCCCGCCAACGCCGGGCTCATCTTCGGCTCCGAGCCCTACATCAACAAACCCACGGCGCTCCCCCTCAGCGAgatcccattcccatccgAAGACCCCGTCGTCGCAAAGACCCTGAAGTACGCCAAAGAAAAGCTCCACCCCGAAACCCTCAACCACTCAATGCGCGTCTACTTCTACGGAATGGCCATCACGAAGCAACAATTCCCCGAGCAAGCCAAGGCCCTGAACCCGGTGACTTGGGCACTTACCTGCCTTCTGCATGACCTTGGCACTGCGGACGAAAACCTCACTGCAACCCGCATGTCCTTCGACATCTACGGCGGTATCAAAGCGCTAAACATCCTAAAGGACCTCGGCGCAACAGCGGACCAGGCCGAAGCCGCGTCCGAGGCTATCATCCGCCACGAAGACATGGGCGTTGACGGCACAATTACGTACATCGGCCAGCTTATCCAGCTTGCGACGACGTATGACAACACGGGGATCCATCCGCATGTGCAGGATTTCGGGAAGTTGGTCCATGATTCTACGAGGAGAGAGATCAACGAGGCGTATCCGCGGATGAAATGGTGCCGGTGGTTCTCGACGACTATTCgcaaggaggaggcgatTAAGCCTTGGTGTCATTCGACGCATTTGGTGGATTTTGATAAGCAGATTGAGGCGAATACTCTCATGCGAGAGTGGGAGTAG
- a CDS encoding dual specificity protein phosphatase family protein (COG:V;~EggNog:ENOG410PQPU;~InterPro:IPR020422,IPR016130,IPR000387,IPR029021, IPR000340;~go_function: GO:0004725 - protein tyrosine phosphatase activity [Evidence IEA];~go_function: GO:0008138 - protein tyrosine/serine/threonine phosphatase activity [Evidence IEA];~go_function: GO:0016791 - phosphatase activity [Evidence IEA];~go_process: GO:0006470 - protein dephosphorylation [Evidence IEA];~go_process: GO:0016311 - dephosphorylation [Evidence IEA]): MEEDYTLAHTSLTIVQKTTGNNSPENAWMREIVPGLFIGNVASSYNMWLLQRNNIQAIVSLTSKYRPLWDSRTMVAGIAARNHLWVNVDDVVGADLLSAMKDICDFIDSVAPPQLDSLSALPAASQAQGVNGGQVSNSQCSEPLPAVLVHCTCGVSRSSTAIAAYLMRKLQLERDDVLQFIRSKQPYIQPNRGFRLQLQLWYYSGYQGRANRGKILMVHSTPIFDLARNLTDGLVSLPF; the protein is encoded by the coding sequence atggAGGAAGATTACACTCTCGCGCACACCAGCCTGACGATCGTACAGAAAACCACAGGAAACAATAGTCCAGAAAACGCCTGGATGAGAGAGATAGTACCGGGCCTGTTCATAGGAAACGTCGCGTCATCGTACAACATGTGGTTGCTGCAGAGGAACAacatccaggccatcgtcTCTCTTACCAGCAAATATCGGCCATTGTGGGATAGTCGCACAATGGTCGCTGGTATTGCAGCTAGAAATCACTTGTGGGTTAATGTTGACGACGTCGTGGGTGCCGATCTCCTTTCCGCCATGAAGGATATATGTGACTTTATTGATTCTGTCGCGCCGCCGCAACTTGACTCTCTAAGTGCCTTGCCTGCCGCTTCCCAAGCCCAGGGTGTCAACGGCGGGCAAGTCAGCAACAGCCAGTGCAGCGAACCTTTGCCTGCGGTATTGGTACACTGCACCTGTGGAGTATCGCGTTCGTCGACGGCAATCGCCGCATATCTCATGCGCAAACTACAGCTGGAACGGGACGACGTACTTCAATTTATCAGATCAAAGCAGCCCTACATCCAACCAAACCGGGGCTTTCGGTTGCAGCTTCAGCTCTGGTATTATTCTGGATATCAAGGACGGGCAAACAGAGGTAAGATTCTAATGGTCCACTCCACCCCTATATTTGATCTTGCTCGGAACCTGACTGACGGACTTGTCAGTCTCCCCTTTTAA
- the SEO1_2 gene encoding MFS transporter (Seo1) (COG:G;~EggNog:ENOG410PFST;~InterPro:IPR011701,IPR036259;~PFAM:PF07690;~TransMembrane:12 (i27-45o73-94i101-120o126-151i163-183o195-217i267-291o303-320i332-353o359-379i391-413o425-446i);~go_function: GO:0022857 - transmembrane transporter activity [Evidence IEA];~go_process: GO:0055085 - transmembrane transport [Evidence IEA]) has protein sequence MSDTIGKPTRKWYDWFSPDDTPEERKLVLKLDLLIVPYAFIVYWVKYIDQGNINNAYVSGMADELGFYGNELVHFQTIFTVGNVVALLPFMYLFPRVPMHYLVPALDLLWGIFTLLQYRATSYAEIMAYRFMVSIFEASYFPGVHFVLGSWYKSNEIGRRGGAFYIGLTLGYLTASLLQSATLDNLDGVNGLPGWRWLFIINAIITLPLALIGCFIYPGTIDKPNRLVISEKDLQLARQRLQKQGTKVESAPFSWKLAKKIAFTKRFWLVLLWDSLFFNSSANTASFLLWLQSLGRYTASRENQLNSISPALGIFFILFINFSTDLFLERAWAITLASAFNFTSLVILAIWNVPEGAKWFAYSVQYSAVAVSSVLYGWVNVIYRDNIEERAVVLVLITAISTMWTCWIPLFTYPTVEAPRFEHGYVFSAVIAALLVGMTFVIRYVYGPDGERDRSLVKWSRPSEAPNDAGELRSDPRDGVKGGHVAVTATPS, from the exons ATGTCCGACACTATTGGTAAACCGACGCGGAAATGGTACGACTGGTTTTCGCCAGACGACACGCCAGAGGAGCGGAAGTTGGTGCTCAAGCTCGATCTTCTGATTGTTCCGTATGCATTCATAGTGTACTGGGTCAAGTACATTGACCAGGGGAATATCA ATAATGCCTATGTATCAGGGATGGCAGACGAACTGGGCTTCTACGGGAACGAACTGGTCCATTTCCAGACAATATTCACGGTTGGAAATGTTGTCGCTCTCTTACCGTTTATGTATCTTTTCCCTCGCGTGCCGATGCACTATCTTGTGCCGGCTCTTGACCTGCTCTGGGGGATATTCACCCTGCTGCAGTACAGGGCGACGAGCTATGCAGAGATTATGGCATACAGATTCATGGTCTCAATTTTCGAG GCATCATACTTCCCCGGCGTCCACTTCGTTCTCGGATCGTGGTATAAAAGCAACGAAATCGGCCGACGAGGCGGCGCATTCTACATCGGCCTGACGCTGGGCTATTTAACAGCCAGTTTGCTTCAGAGCGCAACACTCGACAACCTCGATGGTGTCAATGGGCTCCcaggctggcgctggctcttcatcatcaacgcgATCATAACTCTGCCTCTTGCGTTGATCGGCTGCTTCATCTACCCCGGTACAATCGACAAGCCGAACCGACTGGTCATCTCAGAGAAGGATCTCCAGCTGGCGCGCCAAAGACTGCAAAAGCAAGGCACCAAAGTGGAAAGTGCCCCGTTCTCATGGAAGctcgcgaagaagatcgcTTTCACGAAGCGATTCTGGCTCGTTCTCCTCTGGGATagtctcttcttcaactccagtGCTAACACGGCATCCTTCCTGCTCTGGCTGCAGAGCCTGGGTCGATACACTGCATCCAGAGAGAACCAGCTCAACTCCATCAGCCCGGCGCTGGgaatcttcttcattctcttcATAAACTTTAGCACGGACTTATTCCTCGAGCGTGCCTGGGCCATTACACTCGCTTCGGCATTTAACTTTACAAGCCTGGTAATCCTCGCTATCTGGAATGTCCCCGAGGGTGCGAAATGGTTCGCCTACAGCGTGCAGTActcggctgttgctgtctcgTCTGTGCTTTATGGATGGGTGAATGTGATCTACCGGGACAATATTGAAGAGCGCGCAGTGGTGCTGGTTCTGATTACTGCGATATCCACAATGTGGACTTGCTGGATCCCGCTGTTTACGTATCCAACCGTTGAGGCACCTAGGTTTGAGCATGGGTATGTCTTTTCGGCGGTTATCGCGGCTTTACTTGTTGGGATGACGTTTGTTATTCGTTATGTTTATGGGCCGGATGG TGAAAGGGATAGATCCCTTGTGAAATGGTCTAGACCGTCTGAGGCTCCAAATGATGCAGGAGAACTTAGATCTGATCCAAGGGACGGGGTTAAGGGAGGGCATGTCGCGGTAACTGCGACCCCGTCATAG
- a CDS encoding MFS transporter (COG:U;~EggNog:ENOG410QE3B;~InterPro:IPR020846,IPR011701,IPR036259;~PFAM:PF07690;~TransMembrane:14 (i29-48o68-86i98-119o125-146i158-180o186-209i221-244o256-274i286-313o333-350i357-377o383-409i421-443o463-483i);~go_function: GO:0022857 - transmembrane transporter activity [Evidence IEA];~go_process: GO:0055085 - transmembrane transport [Evidence IEA]), producing MDEEEGKNELQPVKTNQSIADSFSVPREIVFVIITCMSQFITQANVGICLSPLDIVGEHFGLSNGPELAWFLAGYSLTVGTFILVFGRCGDLFGYRRMFVIGFLWLSLWSLVAGLSVYSNHILFIFARVLQGLGPAMLLPNGLAILGATYAPGRKKDMVFALFGAMAPNGAIIGAVFASIFSEFAWWPWTYWSMAIVSVVCAGIGYLVIEPIRHSRPTDNFFVSLDIPGAFTGITGLVLVNIAWNQAPAVTWAEPYVIVLLILGALFLAAFFVVEFKYAKHPLIPFHAFSADVSFVLACVATGWGCFGTWIFYSWRFLLDIRGISPLLASAQFSPPCISGLVASCVTGLLMSHIRPAWIMCMSLTAFTLGTVLITIAPVHQTYWALTFVSLVIIPWGMDMSFPAATLMLSNAVKREHQGLAASLVTTIVNYSISLSLGFAGTVESQIVHGDSPEERLRGYRAALYFAIGLGGLGLCISVLYTARSYMKSPRSASSSRSSSSSRTAA from the coding sequence atggacgaggaagaagggaagaaCGAGCTGCAGCCGGTCAAGACGAACCAGTCCATCGCGGACTCGTTCTCGGTGCCGCGCGAAATCGTCTTCGTTATTATAACATGCATGTCGCAGTTCATCACCCAGGCCAATGTCGGTATCTGCCTGTCGCCGCTGGACATCGTCGGCGAGCATTTCGGCCTCAGCAATGGGCCTGAGCTGGCCTGGTTCCTAGCTGGATACTCCTTGACCGTCGGGACGTTCATCCTTGTATTCGGCCGCTGCGGGGATCTCTTTGGGTACCGCCGGATGTTTGTTATCGGGTTCCTGTGGCTGTCGCTTTGGTCGCTGGTTGCGGGGCTCAGTGTGTACTCGAACCATATCCTGTTTATCTTCGCACGGGTCCTGCAGGGCTTAGGGCCTGCGATGTTGCTGCCGAACGGGCTGGCCATTCTCGGCGCGACATATGCcccggggaggaagaaggatatGGTCTTTGCGTTGTTCGGTGCGATGGCGCCCAACGGGGCAATTATCGGGGCGGTCTTCGCATCGATCTTCTCCGAGTTTGCCTGGTGGCCTTGGACGTACTGGTCCATGGCCATTGTCTCCGTTGTCTGCGCAGGCATCGGATACCTCGTCATCGAGCCCATCCGACACTCCAGGCCAACCGATAACTTCTTCGTGAGCCTGGACATCCCCGGCGCGTTCACGGGCATCACCGGCCTCGTCCTGGTGAACATCGCCTGGAACCAAGCGCCCGCTGTCACCTGGGCAGAGCCCTACGTGATCGTCCTCCTTATCCTGGGCGCTCTCTTCCTAGCCGCattcttcgtcgtcgaatTCAAATACGCAAAGCACCCGCTCATCCCATTCCACGCCTTCTCGGCAGACGTCTCCTTCGTGCTCGCCTGCGTCGCAAcaggctggggctgcttcggaacctggatcttctacAGCTGGcgcttcctcctcgacatccGCGGCATATCGCCCCTGCTCGCCTCTGCCCAGTTTTCCCCACCCTGCATCTCAGGCCTCGTCGCCTCGTGCGTCACGGGCCTTCTCATGTCGCACATTCGTCCGGCCTGGATCATGTGCATGTCTCTGACGGCTTTCACCCTCGGCACagtcctcatcaccatcgcGCCCGTCCACCAGACATACTGGGCCCTGACATTCGTCtctctcgtcatcatccccTGGGGCATGGACATGTCCTTCCCCGCCGCGACGCTGATGCTCTCGAACGCCGTGAAGCGCGAGCACCAAGGCCTCGCTGCGTCTCTCGTCACGACCATTGTGAACTACAGTATCAGCCTGAGTCTCGGCTTTGCGGGCACGGTCGAGAGCCAGATTGTCCACGGCGATTCGCCGGAAGAAAGACTGCGGGGGTATCGCGCCGCGCTGTATTTTGCGATTGGGCTTGGTGGACTGGGCCTTTGTATTAGCGTGCTTTATACTGCGAGGAGTTATATGAAGAGCCCGCGTTCGGCTTCAAGTTCGAGGtcgagttcgagttcgaggacGGCGGCGTAG
- a CDS encoding uncharacterized protein (COG:S;~EggNog:ENOG410Q25R), which produces MPQKLFILIYRGDPLDYSEYRHTALYFHFPSSRSIMHIVGCPGLFRYVNNIDTDPSVMGSLAKVVPVTEIPTDIGEDSISQTVARTPIRNGRLDLDWNCQNWVGDALARLVERGWISAEQRGVAIDKMADACLEAGDD; this is translated from the coding sequence ATGCCCCAGAAACTGTTCATCCTCATCTACAGAGGCGACCCCCTCGACTACTCCGAATACCGCCACACCGCTCTCTACTTCCACTTCCCGTCCTCGCGCAGCATCATGCACATCGTCGGCTGCCCAGGCCTCTTCCGCTACGTCAACAACATCGACACCGACCCCTCCGTCATGGGCAGTCTCGCCAAGGTCGTCCCCGTCACCGAGATCCCCACTGATATCGGCGAAGACTCCATATCCCAGACCGTTGCCCGCACCCCGATCCGCAACGGGCGGCTCGATCTGGACTGGAACTGCCAGAACTGGGTCGGCGATGCGCTGGCGAGACTGGTTGAGCGCGGGTGGATTTCGGCGGAGCAGCGCGGCGTGGCGATTGATAAGATGGCGGATGCTTGTTTGGAGGCGGGGGATGATTAA
- a CDS encoding lipase family protein (COG:I;~EggNog:ENOG410PKH6;~InterPro:IPR002921,IPR029058,IPR005592;~PFAM:PF03893,PF01764;~SECRETED:SignalP(1-16);~go_process: GO:0006629 - lipid metabolic process [Evidence IEA];~go_process: GO:0016042 - lipid catabolic process [Evidence IEA]), producing MRLSLTLLAAAALGHAAPSPIQPRDTISTSELSQFTFWVQYAAATYCEAGYTAEPGTKVSCEAGNCPDVEQAEATIIYSFSNTTITDTAGFIATDPTRKAIVLAFRGSYSIRNWVTDATFLFKNPGLCKGCYAETGFWDSWANVRDEILEQVKTAVAQNPDYELVVVGHSLGAAIATLAAADIRGRTEYPFPTLYAYASPRVGNHALAQYITDQGRNYRFTHADDPVPKLPLLAMGYVHVSPEYWINAPDNVTVTAGQVEVLHGEVNLNGNTGQGIPGVPDLTAFHSHQWYFGPTDACKGPGLPFKRDLE from the exons ATGCGGCTCTCTCTTACTCTGCTAGCTGCGGCTGCACTCGGCCATGCTGCTCCCAGCCCTATCCAGCCTCGAG ATACCATCTCAACCAGTGAACTATCCCAGTTCACCTTCTGGGTTCAGTACGCAGCTGCCACATACTGCGAGGCCGGATACACCGCAGAGCCAGGCACCAAGGTGAGCTGTGAGGCCGGCAACTGCCCGGATGTCGAACAAGCCGAAGCCACCATCATCTACAGCTTCTCCAA CACCACAATAACCGACACAGCCGGCTTCATCGCCACAGACCCCACGCGCAAAGCCATCGTGCTCGCCTTCCGCGGCTCCTACTCCATCCGCAACTGGGTCACAGACGCTACATTCCTCTTCAAAAACCCGGGCCTCTGCAAGGGCTGCTACGCCGAGACCGGCTTCTGGGACTCATGGGCCAACGTGCGCGACGAGATCCTAGAACAGGTGAAGACGGCGGTGGCGCAGAATCCGGACTACGAGCTCGTCGTTGTAGGCCATTCCCTCGGCGCAGCGATTGCGACTCTCGCTGCGGCGGATATCCGTGGTCGAACAGAGTATCCGTTTCCGACGCTGTATGCGTATGCGTCTCCGCGAGTCGGCAACCATGCCCTAGCGCAGTATATCACGGACCAGGGCCGGAATTACAGGTTTACACACGCGGATGACCCGGTGCCGAAACTGCCGCTGCTTGCGATGGGGTATGTGCATGTTAGCCCGGAGTACTGGATCAATGCGCCGGATAATGTGACTGTCACGGCTGGGCAGGTGGAGGTGCTTCATGGGGAGGTGAACTTGAATGGGAATACGGGGCAGGGGATCCCTGGTGTTCCTGATTTGACGGCGTTTCATTCGCATCAGTGGTATTTTGGGCCGACGGATGCTTGTAAGGGGCCTGGACTGCCTTTTAAGAGGGATTTGGAGTAG
- a CDS encoding isocitrate lyase/PEP mutase family protein (COG:C;~EggNog:ENOG410QDJM;~InterPro:IPR039556,IPR015813,IPR040442;~PFAM:PF13714;~go_function: GO:0003824 - catalytic activity [Evidence IEA]), translated as MEPYAFPFPKPPPPPPLPNTRGALPTPQTSHLRTLMLSAHSDRSKILAFPCSYDGLSSRLIEEAGFPMLFLSGFAVASSHGLPDTGYIAMAEMCDKIQETVRVTSLPVMVDGDTGYGSPMNVKRTVEAFASAGAAGVMIEDQRWPKRCGHTKGKSVVPRDEAYARIRAACDARNEGLDIFILARTDALIHGWDEAIARAHKFKEIGADAVFIEALPDRESMRRAVSELDMPMLANIIEGGMTENLSSRELGEMGFAAVAYPWTLVASRLKATREALEGLKRSILEGGPPPMILGYEEVCEGVGFDKYWEREKRYTYE; from the exons ATGGAACCATACGcattccccttccccaaacccccaccaccccctcctctcccaaaCACCCGCGGCGCACTCCCCACCCCCCAAACCAGCCACCTCCGCACCCTGATGCTCTCCGCCCACAGCGACCGATCCAAAATCCTCGCTTTCCCCTGCAGCTACGACGGCCTCTCCTCGCGCCTGATCGAAGAAGCCGGATTCCCcatgctcttcctctccggctTCGCAGTCGCCAGCTCCCACGGCCTGCCGGATACGGGGTACATCGCGATGGCGGAGATGTGCGACAAGATCCAGGAGACGGTGCGTGTTACGAGTCTGCCGGTtatggtggatggggataCGGGGTATGGGAGTCCCATGAATGTGAAGAGGACGGTTGAGGCGTTTGCGTCTGCCGGGGCGGCCGGCGTTATGATTGAGGATCAGAGGTGGCCGAAGC GATGCGGACACACGAAAGGCAAATCCGTCGTCCCACGAGACGAAGCATACGCCCGGATCCGCGCAGCCTGCGACGCACGCAACGAAGGCCTcgacatcttcatcctcgcgcGGACCGACGCCCTAATACACGGCTGGGACGAGGCAATTGCCCGTGCGCACAAATTCAAAGAGATAGGCGCGGACGCGGTCTTTATTGAAGCCCTGCCGGACCGGGAATCGATGCGGCGGGCTGTATCAGAGCTGGATATGCCGATGCTGGCGAATATTATTGAGGGCGGGATGACGGAGAATCTGTCTTCGAGAGAGCTGGGCGAGATGGGCTTTGCGGCGGTGGCGTATCCGTGGACGCTTGTTGCGTCGAGATTGAAGGCGACCAGGGAGGCGTTGGAGgggctgaagaggagcatTCTGGAGGGAgggccgccgccgatgattcTGGGGTATGAGGAGGTTTGTGAGGGCGTGGGATTTGATAAGTactgggagagggagaagaggtaTACATATGAATAG
- a CDS encoding bifunctional metallophosphatase/5'-nucleotidase (COG:F;~EggNog:ENOG410PJXT;~InterPro:IPR029052,IPR006179,IPR004843,IPR008334, IPR036907;~PFAM:PF02872,PF00149;~SECRETED:SignalP(1-18);~go_function: GO:0016787 - hydrolase activity [Evidence IEA];~go_process: GO:0009166 - nucleotide catabolic process [Evidence IEA]): MKPSLSLAALALAGTVFADDYLYSRRLTRRFVDNDGNYNVSFFHVNDVHAHLDEFSSSGTACEDPKQGCYGGYARIKTKVNELRKEYPDNLWLNAGDEFQGTLFYQYYGGEKIAETVNDLKFDAMTLGNHEWDGGDEALGEFLHNLTFPVVSCNVKSQVKSLNRTIKNYHIFQDHGIAVIGATTPTTPGISKVGNTTVFLDPVPEVQKAIWEIRNKTDIAVNRIVLLSHLGYDEDQKLAAQTEGLSLIIGGHSHTLLGDMADAKGKYPTIVEDRKGHEVFIVTAYRWGEYIGAIDLTFDREGHALAYHGAPIHMDNSTRLDEELDDRIQEWAEAFEDFAAEVLGTTDAVLVQGTCQEGDCLLGQVMADAMLEYRVNQTEGTDDAKPDLALINAGGVRAEINEGDITRGEVLTAFPFGNAIVELQFSGADLRKVLEGAVSYVNQFNNEQITSWFQVSRGVLIQFNPQNEAGSRIVDATIDGEAIDDDRDYRVVTLDFLAGGGDNIFEATDDFITLDTQDEVLTQYIVARTPLSPRLEERVVESDGIV; encoded by the exons ATGAAGCCCTCGTTGTCGCTGGCTGCCCTCGCGCTGGCAGGCACTGTTTTCGCAGACGATTACCTGTACAGCAGGCGTCTGACCAGGCGATTTGTGGATAACGACGGGAATTACAACGTTT CCTTCTTCCACGTCAACGATGTCCATGCACACCTGGACGAGTTCTCCTCCTCGGGGACAGCATGCGAGGACCCAAAGCAGGGCTGCTATGGCGGCTACGCGCGCATCAAGACCAAGGTCAACGAGCTGCGCAAGGAGTACCCCGATAATCTGTGGCTGAATGCCGGGGATGAGTTCCAGGGGACTCTCTTCTACCAGTACTACGGGGGCGAGAAGATCGCTGAGACGGTCAACGACCTCAAGTTCGACGCTATGACGCTGGGGAACCACGAGTGGGACGGCGGCGATGAAGCGCTGGGCGAGTTTCTGCACAATCTGACGTTCCCTGTTGTCTCTTGTAATGTCAAGAGCCAGGTTAAGTCGCTGAACAGGACGATCAAGAACTACCACATCTTCCAGGACCATGGGATTGCTGTTATTGGCGCTACGACTCCTACAACGCCGGGCATCTCCAAGGTCGGCAACACGACCGTCTTTCTTGACCCCGTACCAGAGGTCCAGAAAGCCATCTGGGAGATCCGGAACAAGACAGACATAGCCGTCAACCgcatcgtcctcctctcccatctcGGCTACGACGAAGACCAGAAACTTGCCGCCCAAACCGAGGGTCTCAGCCTGATTATCGGCGGCCACTCGCACACTCTCCTCGGAGACATGGCCGACGCAAAGGGCAAATACCCGACCATCGTCGAGGATAGGAAGGGCCACgaggtcttcatcgtcacgGCCTATCGCTGGGGCGAGTACATCGGGGCCATTGATCTCACCTTCGACCGCGAGGGCCACGCCCTTGCATACCACGGCGCGCCGATCCACATGGACAACAGCACGCGcctggacgaggagctcgacgACAGGATCCAGGAATGGGCTGAGGCGTTTGAAGACTTCGCCGCTGAAGTTCTCGGTACGACGGACGCCGTGCTGGTCCAGGGGACATGCCAGGAGGGCGACTGTCTTCTAGGCCAGGTCATGGCGGACGCAATGCTAGAGTACCGCGTGAACCAAACCGAGGGCACAGATGATGCGAAGCCCGATCTGGCCTTGATTAATGCCGGGGGAGTACGTGCTGAGATCAACGAGGGCGATATCACCCGCGGCGAAGTCCTTACGGCGTTTCCCTTTGGGAATGCCATTGTCGAGCTGCAGTTCTCTGGAGCGGATCTGCGGAAGGTTCTTGAGGGTGCGGTGTCGTATGTGAATCAGTTTAATAATGAGCAAATCACCTCGTGGTTCCAGGTGTCTCGTGGCGTGCTTATCCAGTTTAACCCGCAGAACGAGGCTGGGAGCAGGATTGTCGATGCTACGATCGACGGTGAGGCTATTGATGATGACCGGGACTACCGCGTTGTGACTCTGGACTTCctggctggcggtggtgacaATATCTTTGAGGCTACGGATGACTTTATTACGCTGGATACCCAGGACGAGGTGTTGACGCAGTACATTGTAGCGCGGACGCCGCTTTCGCCCAGGCTTGAGGAGAGAGTTGTGGAAAGCGACGGCATCGTGTAG
- a CDS encoding putative short chain dehydrogenase (COG:Q;~EggNog:ENOG410PQC1;~InterPro:IPR002347,IPR036291,IPR020904;~PFAM:PF00106,PF13561,PF08659;~go_function: GO:0016491 - oxidoreductase activity [Evidence IEA];~go_process: GO:0055114 - oxidation-reduction process [Evidence IEA]), with product MTTYTNKKAVIIGGTHGIGLATAKLLLDSGTKVLLTGRSQPPIAALKAQLDEKAHIVQSDITSLASITNLVLETKSIFGNDPQLDFLFINAGYAHLEPFASVTEESFARTFNTNVFGSFFVAQRFAPLIRDGGAIVFTSSVASKMGFPGMSVYSASKAAVGSLVQGLASELASRGVRVNALTPGFIRTPTMGVSGVSSDQLAEFEAEGSKLTPLGRIGRAEEVAKVAVFLAFEATFTTGSEVLVDGGLISFQKGN from the coding sequence ATGACCACCTACACCAACAAAAAAGCCGTAATAATCGGCGGGACCCACGGCATAGGGCTCGCAACAGCCAAACTCCTCCTAGACTCTGGCACCAAAGTCCTCCTAACAGGCCGAAGCCAACCCCCCATCGCAGCCCTAAAAGCGCAGCTCGACGAAAAGGCACACATCGTGCAAAGCGACATAACATCCCtcgccagcatcaccaacctcgtcctcgagaCCAAATCCATCTTCGGAAACGATCCGCAGctcgacttcctcttcatcaacgctgGCTACGCACACCTTGAACCCTTCGCCAGCGTCACCGAGGAGTCCTTCGCGCGGACATTCAACACGAATGTTTTTGGATCGTTCTTCGTCGCGCAGCGCTTTGCACCGCTTATCCGCGACGGCGGCGCAATCGTCTTCACGTCCTCTGTCGCATCGAAGATGGGGTTTCCGGGGATGTCGGTGTACAGTGCCTCCAAGGCGGCCGTGGGCTCGCTGGTTCAGGGCCTGGCGTCTGAGCTTGCGTCTCGCGGGGTGAGGGTTAACGCCCTGACGCCTGGGTTTATTAGGACGCCGACGATGGGTGTTTCGGGCGTTAGCAGTGACCAGCTTGCGGAGTTTGAGGCGGAGGGGTCGAAGCTTACGCCGCTGGGTAGGATTGggagggcggaggaggttgcGAAGGTGGCTGTGTTTTTGGCGTTCGAGGCGACGTTTACGACGGGGTCTGAGGTTTTGGTTGATGGGGGGTTAATTTCGTTTCAGAAGGGGAATTAG